Proteins found in one Channa argus isolate prfri chromosome 7, Channa argus male v1.0, whole genome shotgun sequence genomic segment:
- the LOC137130436 gene encoding frizzled-6-like: MLMPGPLWWYLPLLWVGSCTTHSLFTCEPIKVHRCWGMPYNMTFFPNMMEHYDQDIAASHMEPFMPLVNLHCSPDVHRFLCQAFIPACTEDNNVIRPCREQCEAVMSDCKESIRIFGVTWPLELQCDKLDPCSSPGASVLPATTPAITLSAKRDLGFWCPLQLKTTPGHGSSFLGAQDCAPPCSNMYFKPHDIEFAKSFIGVCSIICLGATLFTFLTFLIDVKRFRYPERPIIFYAVCYSFVSLVYFIGFLLGNNAACAKASHTAGVETVVLGSQSKGCTLLFMLLYFFSIAGIVWWVILTITWFLAAGPKWSCEAIEKKAVWFHTAAWGIPGALTVMLLALNKVEGDSISGVCFVGLYDLDALRYFVLAPLCVGVIVGLFLILAGIVSLNHVRQVIQHDERNQEKLKKFMIRIAVFSCLYLVPLVTLLACYTYEQSHRSTWENTWINDRCQEYSIPCSYKTTEHDRPDLSLFLVKYLMTLVVGISAVFWVGSKKTCSEWAYFFNRTRKRDPISESRRVLQESCEFFLKHNSRVQHKKKHYNPRSHKLKVISKSMGTSTGTTPTGASIANQGTSALGNHEHRVQGSVSEASAREHLDRGTSSRSSRRGERDREREGGERRGKGGSSSKVSSRSESVQRVTDGRMTPRNELSEARQVPTAQQYPALNLPHSSGIQGSTHQLVHKVPEESKDTKDTNSC; this comes from the exons CCCTTCATGCCCCTGGTAAACCTGCACTGCTCTCCAGACGTCCACCGCTTCCTGTGCCAAGCCTTCATCCCGGCATGCACTGAAGACAACAATGTGATCCGTCCGTGTCGAGAGCAGTGCGAGGCCGTTATGTCCGACTGCAAGGAGAGCATCCGAATCTTTGGCGTCACCTGGCCTCTTGAGCTACAGTGTGACAA ACTAGATCCGTGTAGCTCTCCTGGTGCTTCAGTGCTTCCTGCAACCACCCCAGCGATCACCTTATCAGCCAAGAGGGACCTTGGCTTTTGGTGCCCTCTCCAGTTAAAGACCACACCGGGCCACGGTTCATCATTCCTGGGTGCCCAGGACTGTGCACCGCCTTGCTCCAACATGTACTTCAAACCCCATGACATTGAATTTGCCAAGAGCTTCATCGGTGTGTGCTCCATCATATGTCTAGGAGCCACGCTCTTCACCTTCCTCACTTTCCTCATTGACGTCAAGCGTTTCCGCTACCCTGAGCGCCCAATCATTTTCTACGCCGTCTGCTACAGCTTTGTCTCACTCGTATACTTCATCGGCTTCCTGCTGGGGAACAATGCAGCCTGTGCCAAAGCCTCTCACACTGCAGGTGTGGAGACAGTGGTGCTCGGCTCTCAGAGCAAAGGCTGCACTCTGCTTTTTATGCTCCTTTATTTCTTCTCCATAGCTGGTATTGTCTGGTGGGTCATACTCACCATCACCTGGTTCCTGGCAGCTGGACCCAAGTGGAGCTGTGAGGCAATAGAGAAGAAAGCG GTCTGGTTTCACACAGCTGCCTGGGGGATCCCAGGAGCTCTCACTGTCATGCTGCTCGCTCTAAACAAAGTTGAAGGGGACAGCATCAGCGGCGTTTGCTTCGTGGGACTCTACGACCTAGATGCTTTGCGCTACTTTGTTTTGGCTCCATTGTGCGTAGGCGTCATAGTCGGTCTCTTCCTCATCCTGGCAGGCATCGTGTCTCTCAACCACGTCAGGCAGGTCATTCAGCATGATGAACGCAACCAGGAGAAGCTGAAGAAGTTCATGATCCGCATCGCTGTGTTCAGCTGCCTCTATCTGGTCCCACTTGTCACACTTTTAGCCTGTTACACCTATGAGCAGAGTCACCGCAGCACCTGGGAGAATACCTGGATCAACGACCGCTGTCAAGAGTACAGCATCCCCTGTTCTTACAAG ACAACAGAGCATGACCGTCCTGACCTCTCCCTGTTTTTGGTGAAGTACCTGATGACACTGGTGGTTGGAATATCTGCAGTGTTCTGGGTCGGCAGCAAAAAGACATGCTCTGAGTGGGCCTACTTCTTCAACAGGACCCGCAAAAGAGA TCCCATCAGTGAGAGCCGCCGGGTGCTCCAGGAGTCCTGTGAGTTCTTCCTCAAGCACAACAGCCGTGTCCAGCACAAGAAGAAGCACTACAACCCGAGATCCCACAAGCTTAAGGTCATCTCCAAGTCCATGGGCACTAGCACAGGCACTACACCGACCGGTGCCTCCATCGCCAATCAAGGAACCTCTGCGCTAGGCAATCACGAACACCGTGTGCAAGGTTCTGTGTCTGAGGCCTCAGCCAGGGAGCACCTGGACCGGGGCACTTCAAGCCGAAGCTCTAGGAGGGGCGAGAGGGACAGggagagggaaggaggagagagacgTGGCAAAGGTGGGAGCTCCAGTAAAGTCAGCAGCCGCTCAGAGAGTGTGCAGAGAGTCACAGATGGGAG AATGACACCACGGAACGAGCTATCAGAGGCCCGGCAGGTTCCCACTGCTCAGCAATATCCGGCTTTGAACCTACCACACAGCAGTGGCATCCAAGGCTCCACTCACCAGCTGGTGCACAAGGTCCCCGAGGAGAGCAAGGACACAAAggacacaaacagctgctga